One Sodalis praecaptivus DNA segment encodes these proteins:
- the rpoB gene encoding DNA-directed RNA polymerase subunit beta encodes MVYSYTEKKRIRKDFGKRPQVLDVPYLLSIQLDSFQKFIEQDPEGQYGLEAAFRSVFPIQSYSGNSELQYVSYRLGEPVFDVKECQIRGVTFSAPLRVKLRLIIYEREAPEGTVKDIKEQEVYMGEIPLMTDNGTFVINGTERVIVSQLHRSPGVFFDSDKGKTHSSGKVLYNARIIPYRGSWLDFEFDPKDNLFVRIDRRRKLPASIILRALNYSTGQILDTFFDKVVYEIHDKKLQMELIPERLRGETASFDIEANGTVYVEKGRRITARHIRQLEKDGVAQIEVPVEYIIGKVVVKDYIDENTGEIIVPANMELTLDLLAKLSQAGHKRIETLFTNDLDHGAYISETLRVDPTSDRLSALVEIYRMMRPGEPPTREAAENLFENLFFSEDRYDLSAVGRMKFNRSLLREEIEGSGILSKDDIIDVMKKLIDIRNGKGEVDDIDHLGNRRIRSVGEMAENQFRVGLVRVERAVKERLSLGDLDTLMPQDMINAKPISAAVKEFFGSSQLSQFMDQNNPLSEITHKRRISALGPGGLTRERAGFEVRDVHPTHYGRVCPIETPEGPNIGLINSLSVYAQTNEYGFLETPYRRVQDGVVTDEIHYLSAIEEGNFVIAQANTNLGEDGRFVDDLVTCRSKGESSLFSRDQVDYMDVSTQQVVSVGASLIPFLEHDDANRALMGANMQRQAVPTLRTDKPLVGTGMERAVAVDSGVTAVAKRGGTVQYVDASRIVINVNPDEMYPGEAGIDIYNLTKYIRSNQNTCISQTPCVSLGEPVERGDVLADGPSTDLGELALGQNMRIAFMPWNGYNFEDSMLVSERVVQEDRFTTIHIQELACVSRDTKLGPEEITADIPNVGEAALSKLDESGIVYIGAEVTGGDILVGKVTPKGETQLTPEEKLLRAIFGEKASDVKDSSLRVPNGVSGTVIDVQVFTRDGVEKDKRALEIEEMQLKQAKKDLTEELQIFEAGLFARIRDVLISGGIEAEKLDKLTRERWLELGLADEEKQNQLEQLAEQYDELKHEFEKKLEAKRRKITQGDDLAPGVLKIVKVYLAVKRQIQPGDKMAGRHGNKGVISKINPIEDMPYDENGVPVDIVLNPLGVPSRMNIGQILETHLGMAAKGIGDKINAMLKQHEEVAKLREFIQKAYNLGDDVRQRVDLNTFSDEEVLRLAENLKKGMPIATPVFDGAKEKEIKELLQLGGLPTSGQITLFDGRTGEQFERQVTVGYMYMLKLNHLVDDKMHARSTGSYSLVTQQPLGGKAQFGGQRFGEMEVWALEAYGAAYTLQEMLTVKSDDVNGRTKMYKNIVDGNHMMEPGMPESFNVLLKEIRSLGINIELEED; translated from the coding sequence ATGGTTTACTCCTATACCGAAAAAAAACGCATTCGTAAGGACTTCGGAAAACGTCCGCAGGTTTTGGACGTTCCCTATCTCCTATCCATCCAGCTTGACTCGTTTCAGAAGTTCATCGAGCAAGATCCGGAAGGTCAGTACGGTCTGGAAGCGGCTTTCCGTTCCGTATTCCCCATACAAAGCTACAGCGGCAACTCTGAACTGCAATATGTCAGTTACCGTCTGGGCGAGCCTGTTTTTGATGTCAAAGAGTGCCAGATCCGTGGGGTGACGTTTTCCGCACCGCTGCGCGTGAAGCTGCGCCTGATCATTTATGAGCGTGAAGCGCCGGAAGGCACGGTAAAAGACATCAAGGAGCAGGAAGTCTACATGGGCGAAATCCCGCTCATGACCGACAACGGTACCTTTGTCATCAACGGCACCGAACGTGTTATCGTTTCCCAGCTGCACCGTAGTCCCGGCGTATTTTTCGACAGCGACAAGGGTAAGACGCACTCCTCCGGTAAGGTGCTGTATAACGCACGCATTATTCCTTACCGCGGCTCCTGGTTGGATTTCGAGTTCGACCCGAAAGACAATTTGTTCGTCCGTATCGACCGCCGCCGCAAATTGCCGGCGAGCATCATTCTGCGCGCGCTGAACTACAGCACCGGCCAGATCCTGGATACGTTCTTCGACAAAGTGGTTTACGAAATTCACGACAAAAAGCTGCAGATGGAACTTATTCCTGAGCGCTTGCGTGGTGAAACCGCCTCGTTTGATATCGAGGCCAACGGCACCGTTTATGTCGAAAAAGGCCGTCGCATCACCGCGCGCCATATTCGTCAGTTGGAAAAAGACGGCGTCGCGCAGATCGAAGTCCCTGTCGAATACATTATCGGCAAGGTGGTGGTAAAAGATTACATCGATGAAAACACCGGTGAAATCATTGTTCCCGCCAACATGGAACTGACGCTGGACCTGCTGGCCAAGCTGAGCCAGGCGGGGCACAAGCGTATTGAGACGCTGTTCACCAACGACTTGGACCACGGCGCCTATATCTCCGAGACGCTGCGCGTCGATCCGACCAGCGATCGCCTGAGCGCGCTGGTGGAAATCTACCGCATGATGCGTCCCGGCGAGCCGCCGACCCGCGAAGCCGCCGAGAACCTGTTTGAAAATCTGTTCTTCTCGGAAGATCGTTACGATCTGTCCGCGGTAGGCCGGATGAAGTTCAACCGTTCGCTGCTGCGGGAAGAGATTGAAGGTTCCGGTATCCTGAGCAAAGACGACATCATTGACGTGATGAAGAAGCTCATCGATATCCGTAACGGTAAAGGCGAAGTCGACGATATCGACCACTTGGGCAACCGCCGCATCCGCTCGGTGGGCGAAATGGCGGAAAACCAATTCCGCGTTGGCCTGGTGCGCGTGGAGCGCGCGGTGAAAGAGCGTCTGTCTTTGGGCGATTTGGATACCCTGATGCCGCAGGACATGATCAACGCCAAACCGATTTCGGCGGCGGTGAAAGAGTTCTTTGGCTCCAGCCAGCTGTCGCAGTTCATGGATCAGAACAACCCGCTATCCGAGATTACCCATAAGCGCCGTATCTCCGCGCTGGGCCCGGGCGGTCTGACCCGCGAGCGCGCAGGCTTTGAAGTGCGCGACGTGCATCCGACCCATTACGGCCGCGTGTGCCCCATCGAAACCCCGGAAGGGCCGAACATCGGTCTTATCAACTCGCTGTCCGTGTATGCGCAGACCAACGAGTATGGTTTCCTGGAAACGCCGTATCGCCGCGTGCAGGACGGGGTGGTCACCGACGAGATCCATTATCTGTCGGCGATTGAGGAAGGCAACTTCGTTATCGCGCAGGCCAACACCAACCTCGGCGAAGACGGTCGTTTCGTTGATGATCTGGTAACCTGCCGCAGCAAGGGCGAATCGAGCCTGTTCAGTCGCGATCAGGTTGACTATATGGACGTTTCCACCCAGCAGGTGGTCTCGGTCGGCGCCTCGCTGATTCCGTTCCTGGAGCACGACGACGCCAACCGCGCCTTGATGGGTGCGAACATGCAGCGTCAGGCGGTGCCCACATTGCGTACCGATAAGCCGCTGGTCGGCACCGGTATGGAGCGTGCGGTTGCCGTTGACTCGGGCGTGACCGCCGTGGCGAAACGCGGCGGAACGGTGCAGTACGTGGACGCCTCCCGTATCGTGATTAACGTTAATCCGGATGAAATGTATCCGGGCGAAGCGGGCATTGATATCTACAACCTGACCAAATACATCCGTTCCAACCAGAACACCTGTATCAGCCAGACGCCTTGCGTTTCGCTGGGTGAGCCGGTTGAGCGCGGCGACGTGCTGGCCGACGGTCCGTCCACCGATCTGGGTGAGCTGGCGCTGGGTCAGAATATGCGTATCGCCTTCATGCCGTGGAACGGCTACAACTTTGAAGACTCCATGTTGGTCTCCGAACGCGTGGTGCAGGAAGATCGTTTCACCACTATCCATATCCAGGAACTGGCGTGCGTGTCCCGCGACACCAAGCTGGGGCCTGAGGAGATTACCGCCGACATCCCGAACGTGGGTGAAGCCGCGCTCTCCAAACTGGATGAGTCCGGCATCGTCTATATCGGCGCGGAAGTGACCGGCGGCGATATTCTGGTAGGCAAGGTGACGCCGAAAGGCGAAACCCAACTGACCCCGGAAGAGAAACTGCTGCGCGCCATCTTCGGTGAAAAAGCCTCCGACGTTAAAGACTCGTCGCTGCGTGTGCCGAACGGCGTTTCCGGTACCGTTATCGATGTTCAGGTCTTTACCCGCGACGGCGTGGAAAAAGACAAGCGCGCGCTGGAAATCGAGGAAATGCAGCTTAAGCAGGCCAAAAAGGACCTGACCGAAGAATTGCAGATCTTTGAAGCCGGTCTGTTTGCCCGTATTCGCGACGTGCTGATCTCTGGCGGCATCGAGGCGGAGAAGCTGGATAAGCTGACCCGCGAGCGCTGGCTGGAACTGGGCCTGGCCGACGAAGAGAAGCAGAATCAGCTTGAGCAGCTGGCCGAGCAGTACGACGAGCTTAAGCACGAGTTCGAGAAGAAGCTGGAAGCTAAGCGCCGTAAAATTACCCAGGGCGATGACCTGGCGCCGGGCGTGCTGAAAATCGTCAAGGTCTATCTGGCGGTGAAACGTCAGATTCAGCCGGGCGACAAGATGGCGGGCCGTCACGGTAACAAGGGCGTTATCTCCAAGATCAACCCGATCGAAGATATGCCTTACGACGAAAACGGCGTGCCGGTGGATATCGTTCTGAACCCGCTGGGCGTACCGTCGCGTATGAACATCGGCCAGATTCTGGAAACCCATCTGGGTATGGCGGCAAAAGGCATCGGCGACAAGATCAACGCCATGCTCAAGCAGCACGAAGAAGTGGCCAAACTGCGCGAGTTCATTCAGAAAGCCTACAATTTGGGTGATGACGTGCGCCAGCGGGTGGATCTCAACACTTTCTCGGATGAGGAAGTGCTGCGTCTGGCGGAGAACCTGAAGAAAGGAATGCCGATCGCCACGCCGGTATTCGACGGCGCCAAAGAGAAAGAGATCAAGGAGCTGCTGCAGCTCGGCGGCCTGCCGACCTCCGGTCAGATTACCTTGTTCGATGGCCGTACCGGCGAGCAGTTCGAGCGCCAGGTTACCGTGGGTTATATGTACATGCTGAAACTCAACCATTTGGTTGATGACAAGATGCATGCGCGTTCCACCGGCTCGTACAGCCTGGTTACCCAGCAGCCGCTGGGGGGCAAGGCGCAGTTCGGCGGCCAGCGCTTCGGGGAGATGGAAGTGTGGGCGCTGGAAGCCTACGGCGCGGCGTACACCCTGCAGGAAATGCTTACCGTCAAGTCGGATGATGTTAACGGTCGCACCAAGATGTACAAAAACATCGTGGATGGCAATCACATGATGGAACCCGGTATGCCGGAATCCTTCAACGTTCTGTTGAAAGAAATCCGCTCGCTGGGCATCAATATCGAGCTGGAAGAAGACTGA
- the rplL gene encoding 50S ribosomal protein L7/L12 produces MSITKEQILDAVAEMSVMDVVELISMMEEKFGVSAAAAVAVAAGGPAEAVEEKTEFDVVLSAIGANKVAVIKAVRGATGLGLKEAKDLVESAPATLKEGVSKDDADALKKALEEAGASVEVK; encoded by the coding sequence ATGTCTATCACTAAAGAACAAATTCTGGACGCGGTTGCCGAAATGTCCGTCATGGACGTGGTTGAACTGATCTCCATGATGGAAGAAAAATTCGGCGTTTCCGCCGCTGCCGCCGTTGCCGTTGCTGCGGGTGGCCCGGCTGAAGCCGTTGAAGAAAAAACCGAGTTTGACGTTGTGCTGAGCGCAATCGGCGCGAACAAAGTTGCCGTCATCAAAGCCGTGCGTGGCGCTACCGGTCTGGGCCTGAAAGAAGCCAAAGACCTGGTTGAATCCGCACCTGCCACCCTGAAAGAAGGCGTGAGCAAAGATGACGCTGACGCACTGAAGAAAGCCCTGGAAGAAGCGGGTGCTTCTGTTGAGGTTAAATAA
- the rplJ gene encoding 50S ribosomal protein L10: protein MALNLQDKQAIVAEVSEVAKGALSAVVADSRGVTVDKMTELRKAGREAGVYMRVVRNTLMRRVVEGTPFECLKDTFVGPTLIAFSNEHPGAAARLFKAFAKDNANFEVKAAAFEGEVIPASQIDRLATLPTYEEAIARLMSAMKEASAGKLVRTLAALRDQKEAA from the coding sequence ATGGCATTAAATCTTCAAGACAAACAAGCGATTGTTGCTGAAGTCAGCGAAGTAGCCAAAGGCGCGCTGTCTGCCGTTGTCGCGGATTCTCGCGGCGTGACGGTAGATAAAATGACTGAACTGCGTAAAGCAGGTCGTGAAGCCGGTGTTTACATGCGCGTTGTTCGCAACACGCTGATGCGCCGCGTCGTTGAAGGCACTCCTTTTGAGTGCCTGAAAGACACGTTTGTCGGTCCGACCCTGATTGCATTTTCTAACGAACACCCGGGCGCAGCCGCTCGTTTGTTCAAGGCTTTTGCCAAAGACAATGCCAATTTTGAAGTCAAAGCCGCAGCCTTTGAAGGCGAAGTTATCCCGGCGTCGCAGATCGACCGCCTGGCAACTCTGCCAACTTACGAAGAAGCAATCGCCCGCCTGATGTCGGCCATGAAAGAAGCCTCTGCAGGCAAATTGGTTCGCACGCTGGCCGCACTGCGCGATCAGAAAGAAGCGGCATAA
- the rplA gene encoding 50S ribosomal protein L1 yields the protein MAKLTKRMRVIRDKVDSTKQYDISEAVALLKELATAKFVESIDVAVNLGIDARKSDQNVRGATVLPHGTGRSVRVAVFTQGANAEAAKAAGADLVGMDDLADQIKKGEFNFDVVIASPDAMRVVGQLGQILGPRGLMPNPKVGTVTPNVAEAVKNAKAGQVRYRNDKNGIIHTTIGKVDFESDKLKENLEALLVALKKAKPTQAKGVYIKKVSLSTTMGAGVAIDQSGLSTATA from the coding sequence ATGGCTAAACTGACCAAGCGCATGCGCGTCATCCGCGACAAAGTTGATTCCACCAAACAGTACGACATCAGTGAAGCCGTAGCGCTGCTGAAAGAGCTGGCCACCGCCAAGTTCGTTGAAAGCATCGACGTTGCCGTGAATCTGGGCATTGATGCACGTAAATCCGATCAGAACGTCCGCGGTGCCACCGTACTGCCGCACGGCACCGGCCGCAGCGTTCGCGTTGCCGTGTTCACCCAGGGCGCCAACGCCGAAGCGGCCAAAGCCGCCGGCGCGGATCTGGTGGGCATGGACGATCTGGCTGACCAGATCAAAAAAGGCGAGTTCAACTTCGACGTGGTTATCGCTTCTCCTGACGCGATGCGCGTTGTCGGCCAGCTGGGCCAGATCCTCGGTCCGCGCGGCCTGATGCCGAACCCGAAAGTCGGCACCGTTACCCCGAACGTCGCTGAAGCGGTTAAAAACGCCAAAGCCGGTCAGGTGCGCTATCGCAACGACAAAAACGGCATCATCCACACCACCATCGGTAAAGTGGACTTTGAGTCTGACAAATTGAAAGAAAACCTGGAAGCTTTGCTGGTTGCGCTGAAGAAAGCCAAACCGACGCAGGCCAAGGGCGTTTATATCAAGAAAGTCAGCCTGTCTACCACCATGGGCGCAGGTGTAGCAATCGATCAAAGCGGCCTGTCCACGGCGACCGCTTAA
- the rplK gene encoding 50S ribosomal protein L11 has protein sequence MAKKVQAYVKLQVAAGMANPSPPVGPALGQQGVNIMEFCKAFNAKTESIEKGLPIPVVITVYSDRSFTFVTKTPPAAVLLKKAAGIKSGSGKPNKEKVGKVTSAQVREIAETKAADMTGADVEAMSRSIAGTARSMGLVVED, from the coding sequence ATGGCCAAGAAAGTACAAGCCTATGTCAAACTGCAGGTTGCTGCAGGCATGGCAAACCCGAGTCCGCCGGTAGGTCCGGCCCTGGGTCAGCAGGGCGTTAACATCATGGAATTCTGCAAAGCCTTCAATGCCAAAACCGAAAGCATTGAAAAAGGGTTGCCGATTCCGGTTGTTATCACCGTGTATTCCGACCGTTCTTTCACTTTCGTTACCAAGACGCCGCCGGCCGCCGTGCTGCTGAAAAAAGCCGCGGGCATCAAATCCGGTTCCGGTAAGCCGAATAAAGAAAAAGTCGGTAAAGTGACCAGCGCTCAGGTCCGTGAAATCGCGGAAACCAAAGCGGCTGATATGACCGGTGCCGATGTGGAAGCGATGTCCCGCTCCATTGCGGGTACCGCGCGTTCCATGGGCCTGGTAGTGGAGGATTAA
- the nusG gene encoding transcription termination/antitermination protein NusG — MSEAPKKRWYVVQAFSGFEGRVAQSLREHIKLHDMEELFGEVMVPTEEVVEIRGGQRRKSERKFFPGYVLVQMVMNDASWHLVRSVPRVMGFIGGTSDRPAPISDKEVDAIMNRLQQVGDKPRPKTLFEPGELVRVNDGPFADFNGVVEEVDYEKSRLKVSVSIFGRATPVELDFGQVEKG; from the coding sequence ATGTCCGAAGCTCCAAAAAAACGCTGGTACGTCGTTCAGGCGTTTTCCGGTTTTGAGGGACGCGTAGCGCAGTCCCTCCGCGAACATATCAAACTTCATGATATGGAAGAGCTGTTTGGCGAAGTGATGGTGCCAACGGAAGAGGTGGTTGAAATTCGCGGCGGCCAGCGTCGCAAAAGCGAACGTAAATTCTTCCCGGGCTACGTCCTGGTGCAGATGGTGATGAACGACGCCAGCTGGCATCTGGTGCGCAGCGTACCGCGCGTCATGGGCTTCATCGGCGGCACCTCGGATCGTCCTGCGCCTATCAGCGACAAAGAAGTCGATGCCATCATGAACCGCCTGCAGCAGGTCGGCGACAAGCCGCGGCCGAAAACCCTTTTCGAGCCGGGCGAGCTGGTTCGCGTCAACGATGGTCCCTTCGCCGACTTCAACGGCGTGGTGGAAGAGGTGGACTACGAGAAAAGCCGCCTGAAGGTGTCGGTGTCGATCTTTGGTCGCGCCACGCCGGTGGAGCTGGACTTCGGTCAGGTCGAGAAAGGCTGA
- the secE gene encoding preprotein translocase subunit SecE produces the protein MSANTEAQGSGRGLEVVKWLVVAILLVVAIVGNYFYRDYNLPLRALAVVLIIAIAGGVAMMTAKGKSTVAFAREARTEVRKVIWPTRQETLHTTLIVAAVTAVMSLILWGLDGILVRVVSFITGLRF, from the coding sequence ATGAGTGCGAATACCGAAGCTCAAGGAAGCGGGCGCGGCCTGGAAGTGGTTAAGTGGTTAGTCGTCGCGATTCTGTTGGTCGTGGCTATCGTCGGTAACTATTTTTATCGCGATTACAACTTACCCCTGCGAGCGCTGGCTGTCGTGCTTATTATCGCTATCGCGGGCGGTGTGGCCATGATGACTGCCAAAGGCAAGTCCACGGTTGCGTTTGCGCGTGAAGCGCGTACCGAAGTACGTAAAGTGATTTGGCCGACCCGCCAGGAAACGTTACATACCACGTTGATCGTCGCCGCGGTGACCGCCGTGATGTCACTGATTCTGTGGGGACTGGATGGCATTCTGGTCCGTGTGGTATCGTTTATTACTGGCCTGAGGTTCTAA
- the tuf gene encoding elongation factor Tu, which yields MSKEKFQRTKPHVNVGTIGHVDHGKTTLTAAITTVLAKAYGGSARAFDQIDNAPEEKARGITINTSHVEYDTPTRHYAHVDCPGHADYVKNMITGAAQMDGAILVVAATDGPMPQTREHILLGRQVGVPYIIVFMNKCDMVDDEELLELVEMEVRELLSQYDFPGDDTPVIRGSALKALEGDEAWTQKIIELAEALDSYIPEPERAIDKPFLLPIEDVFSISGRGTVVTGRVERGIVKVGEEVEIVGIKDTTKTTCTGVEMFRKLLDEGRAGENVGVLLRGTKRDDVERGQVLAKPGSIKPHTQFESEVYILSKDEGGRHTPFFKGYRPQFYFRTTDVTGTIELPEGVEMVMPGDNIKMVVNLIAPIAMDDGLRFAIREGGRTVGAGVVAKVIA from the coding sequence ATGTCTAAAGAAAAGTTTCAACGCACAAAACCACACGTTAACGTCGGTACTATCGGCCACGTTGACCATGGTAAAACGACCCTGACCGCCGCCATCACCACCGTTCTGGCCAAGGCCTACGGCGGTAGCGCGCGCGCGTTCGATCAGATCGACAACGCGCCGGAAGAAAAGGCCCGTGGTATCACCATCAACACTTCGCACGTTGAATACGATACCCCGACCCGCCACTACGCGCACGTAGACTGCCCGGGACACGCCGACTATGTGAAAAACATGATCACCGGCGCGGCCCAGATGGACGGCGCGATCCTGGTTGTAGCCGCCACCGACGGCCCGATGCCGCAGACCCGTGAGCACATCCTGCTGGGTCGCCAGGTTGGCGTACCTTACATCATCGTGTTCATGAACAAATGCGACATGGTTGATGACGAAGAGCTGCTGGAACTGGTGGAAATGGAAGTGCGCGAACTGCTGTCGCAGTACGACTTCCCGGGCGATGACACGCCGGTTATCCGCGGTTCCGCGCTGAAAGCGCTGGAAGGCGACGAAGCCTGGACGCAGAAAATCATTGAACTGGCGGAAGCGCTGGACAGCTACATTCCGGAACCGGAACGCGCCATCGACAAGCCGTTCCTGCTGCCGATCGAAGACGTATTCTCCATCTCCGGCCGCGGCACCGTGGTAACCGGTCGTGTAGAGCGCGGCATCGTCAAAGTGGGTGAAGAAGTGGAAATCGTCGGCATCAAAGACACCACCAAAACCACCTGCACCGGCGTTGAAATGTTCCGTAAACTGCTGGACGAAGGCCGTGCCGGCGAGAACGTTGGCGTGCTGCTGCGCGGCACCAAGCGTGACGACGTCGAGCGTGGTCAGGTTCTGGCCAAGCCGGGCTCGATCAAGCCGCACACCCAGTTTGAATCGGAAGTGTATATTCTGAGCAAAGACGAAGGCGGCCGCCACACGCCGTTCTTCAAAGGCTACCGTCCGCAGTTCTATTTCCGTACCACTGACGTGACCGGTACCATCGAACTGCCGGAAGGCGTTGAAATGGTGATGCCTGGCGACAACATCAAGATGGTTGTTAACCTGATTGCCCCGATCGCCATGGACGACGGTCTGCGTTTCGCTATTCGCGAAGGCGGCCGTACCGTTGGCGCCGGCGTTGTTGCCAAAGTTATCGCTTAA